Proteins encoded in a region of the Malaciobacter mytili LMG 24559 genome:
- a CDS encoding DMT family transporter, producing MTQTNKNIFYIMMIFAMAGWGASWVNAKVLSSYINEYELIFFRNIFTLLTLTPILIFAKKYFYINKKSLFLAFLASLVMIAYMKCYFLGTKFGTASLGGALVTTLIPINTFLIMAIFFNKKIQKKDFLALGVGAIGVLTILQVWSFNFEQIFTIYNAYFLAGSLLWAILTIISSRSTKTSPMVFTFYMYVITTILVVIFFLDFKAINYQSFDWIFWVNILILSVISTTFATTVYFVGIEKLGANEVSSFVFLVPFFAILFSVIFLKEHISLSIILGTVMTIYAVKILNNIKVFKK from the coding sequence ATGACACAAACAAATAAAAATATATTTTACATTATGATGATTTTTGCTATGGCAGGATGGGGAGCTTCTTGGGTAAATGCAAAAGTGCTAAGTTCTTATATAAATGAATATGAATTAATATTTTTTAGAAATATTTTTACTTTACTTACTTTAACACCTATTTTAATTTTTGCAAAAAAATATTTTTATATAAATAAAAAAAGTCTATTTTTGGCTTTTTTAGCCTCACTTGTTATGATAGCATATATGAAATGTTATTTTTTAGGAACAAAATTTGGAACTGCAAGTTTAGGTGGAGCATTGGTAACTACACTAATACCAATAAATACTTTTTTAATTATGGCGATTTTTTTTAATAAAAAAATTCAAAAAAAAGATTTTTTAGCTTTAGGTGTGGGAGCTATTGGAGTTTTAACTATTCTTCAAGTTTGGAGCTTTAATTTTGAACAAATATTTACAATTTACAATGCTTATTTTTTAGCAGGTTCACTACTTTGGGCAATATTAACTATAATTAGTTCAAGAAGTACAAAAACTTCACCAATGGTTTTTACTTTTTATATGTATGTGATAACTACTATTTTAGTAGTGATTTTTTTCTTAGATTTTAAAGCAATAAATTACCAAAGTTTTGATTGGATTTTTTGGGTAAATATCTTGATATTATCAGTTATTTCTACTACTTTTGCAACAACAGTATATTTTGTAGGAATTGAAAAACTTGGAGCAAATGAAGTTAGTTCTTTTGTATTTTTAGTTCCATTTTTTGCAATTTTATTTAGTGTAATTTTTTTAAAAGAGCATATTAGTTTATCGATAATTTTAGGAACAGTTATGACTATTTATGCAGTTAAAATTTTAAATAATATAAAAGTTTTTAAAAAGTAG
- a CDS encoding AraC family transcriptional regulator gives MKKLLLNTTFESVRLSNDNFSKHFHDTYTIGITYEGMLKTFNSNQTYDSYEFTSRVNNPGEVHGGVATSWSHANFYPSVEMLSSLYEDIYFEKKVPLFEKHIINDKFLFFKLHKFFLSFYKNEDFLQTQTLLIDALSYLIINYTSQTKKDFHIFDNKKVVKRSYEFIQDCIDYEFDLDILASNANMSKFHFLRVFKNELGITPHNFIINERVNKAIKLIKNGVSLSQASMQAGFSDQSHFTRNFKKLYGYTPAFVKNSNIVL, from the coding sequence ATGAAAAAATTACTTTTAAATACTACTTTTGAAAGTGTTAGATTATCAAATGATAACTTTAGCAAGCACTTTCATGATACTTATACTATTGGTATAACTTATGAAGGAATGCTAAAAACTTTTAACTCAAATCAAACTTATGATTCATATGAGTTTACTTCAAGGGTAAATAATCCAGGAGAAGTCCATGGAGGAGTTGCAACTTCGTGGTCTCATGCTAACTTTTATCCTAGCGTGGAAATGTTAAGTTCTTTATATGAAGATATATATTTTGAAAAAAAAGTTCCACTTTTTGAAAAACATATAATAAATGATAAATTTCTATTTTTTAAATTGCATAAATTTTTTCTTAGTTTTTATAAAAATGAAGATTTTTTACAAACACAAACTCTTTTAATAGATGCCTTATCATATTTAATTATAAATTATACTTCTCAAACAAAAAAAGATTTTCATATTTTTGATAATAAAAAAGTTGTAAAAAGAAGCTATGAATTTATCCAAGATTGTATTGACTATGAATTTGATTTAGATATTTTAGCATCAAATGCAAATATGAGTAAATTTCACTTTTTAAGAGTATTTAAAAATGAACTTGGTATAACTCCACATAATTTTATAATAAATGAAAGAGTTAATAAGGCTATAAAACTTATCAAAAATGGAGTTAGTCTTTCTCAAGCTAGTATGCAAGCTGGTTTTAGTGATCAATCTCACTTTACAAGAAACTTTAAAAAGCTTTATGGATATACTCCTGCTTTTGTAAAAAATAGCAATATTGTTCTATAA
- a CDS encoding Fur family transcriptional regulator, which yields MNAEKLINKKNLKLTTARKAILEIFINSNRPLCYEEVKNSLSMDKATFYRNITKFEEEHIISSFESNDKKRYYEIQNNPHAHFICSKCSSIECIPQELELKLPKHEIDNIIIKGICPLCLEK from the coding sequence ATGAATGCAGAAAAATTAATAAACAAAAAAAATTTAAAACTTACGACTGCTAGAAAAGCAATATTAGAAATATTTATAAATTCAAATAGACCTTTATGCTATGAAGAAGTAAAAAATAGTTTATCAATGGATAAAGCTACTTTTTATAGAAATATCACAAAATTTGAAGAAGAGCATATTATTAGTAGCTTTGAATCAAATGATAAAAAAAGATATTATGAAATACAAAATAATCCTCATGCTCACTTTATTTGTTCAAAATGCTCAAGTATTGAGTGTATTCCACAAGAACTTGAATTAAAACTTCCAAAACATGAAATTGATAATATTATAATTAAAGGAATCTGTCCTTTATGTCTAGAAAAATAG
- a CDS encoding metal ABC transporter solute-binding protein, Zn/Mn family has translation MKKLFLLFLALNFSLFAKEVTVSILPQKYFVEKIAKDKISVNVMVQPGFSPATYEPKTSQMRKLANSKVYFSIGVPFEKAWLEKFKNANKNLLVVDTTEGIEKLPMAKHSHEEEHDEHKHDEHNHNSDHKHEQDHEDEHEHEGLDPHVWLDPILVKIQAKNIYKTLVKIDEANSEFYQTNYENFIKELDSLYLQLKEILTPVKDRAFMVFHPSWGYFAKRFTLEQIAVEVQGKEPKPNQLVELINEAKEHNIKIVFVAPQFSQKSAKVIANSIKGDAVIMDPLVENWKEGLIKTSKQIVDSYK, from the coding sequence ATGAAAAAATTATTTTTACTTTTTCTAGCTTTAAATTTTTCACTATTTGCTAAAGAAGTAACAGTTAGTATACTTCCTCAAAAATATTTTGTTGAAAAAATTGCTAAAGATAAAATATCTGTAAATGTTATGGTGCAACCAGGTTTTTCCCCTGCTACTTATGAACCAAAAACTTCTCAAATGAGAAAACTTGCAAATTCAAAAGTATATTTTTCTATTGGTGTACCTTTTGAAAAAGCTTGGCTTGAAAAGTTTAAAAATGCAAATAAAAATTTATTAGTAGTTGATACAACTGAAGGTATTGAAAAACTTCCTATGGCTAAACACTCACATGAAGAAGAACACGATGAGCATAAACACGATGAACACAATCATAATAGTGACCATAAGCATGAGCAAGACCATGAAGATGAACATGAACATGAAGGCTTAGACCCACATGTATGGTTAGACCCTATATTAGTAAAAATTCAAGCTAAAAATATCTATAAAACTTTAGTAAAAATAGATGAAGCAAATAGTGAGTTTTATCAAACAAATTATGAAAATTTTATTAAAGAATTAGATAGTTTATATTTACAATTAAAAGAGATTTTAACACCTGTAAAAGATAGAGCTTTTATGGTATTTCATCCTTCTTGGGGATATTTTGCTAAAAGATTTACTTTAGAACAAATTGCAGTTGAGGTTCAAGGAAAAGAGCCTAAGCCAAATCAATTAGTAGAATTAATAAATGAAGCAAAAGAGCATAATATAAAAATAGTTTTTGTAGCACCTCAATTTTCACAAAAAAGTGCAAAAGTTATTGCAAATAGTATAAAAGGTGATGCAGTTATTATGGATCCCTTAGTAGAAAACTGGAAAGAAGGACTTATAAAGACTTCAAAACAAATAGTAGATTCTTATAAATAA
- a CDS encoding nickel/cobalt transporter: protein MLRYLYILFITQSIVFSCALCTIYSPETKVSLKVNSTDTKITSMDVTWILTPEFTNQLKEIYDTNLDNTLNKNELELIQKAFVDYATLKNFMTHISYGQTINKEVSDKVEVYKYETKIINGILHFFYSIKLDYNIQNDYSFYVSINDDENYFVLLLQKDYLVFKNKAKIAKIVDNQSVVFLISNANITKNEEKKEIKSEQKLKEKKEPTLLDKFILEVKKYLLEVQKGNTLALFTLLFVSFIYGIIHALGPGHGKTLAFSYFTSNKSSYKKAFIISLSSAFIHILTALILVFISVFILESLLSNFVNDSIKALTQISAVLIMLLAFYILLQKLNNKGCSCSSCSNKGISWSIKPSNNLKANNNISFQKSNKKSDLYFILTAGLIPCPGTVILFIYAFVLKTYFAVILASFSISLGMGLVIFASSFLGVSLHKLSDKSHKLTNLLELISPIIMFILGLLLLFSAK from the coding sequence ATGTTAAGATATTTATATATTCTTTTTATAACACAAAGCATAGTTTTTTCTTGTGCTTTGTGTACAATTTATTCTCCTGAAACAAAAGTTTCATTAAAAGTTAATTCAACAGATACAAAAATTACTTCAATGGATGTAACTTGGATATTAACTCCTGAATTTACCAATCAACTAAAAGAGATATATGATACAAATCTAGATAATACTCTAAATAAAAATGAATTAGAACTTATTCAAAAAGCATTTGTAGATTATGCAACCTTAAAAAACTTTATGACACATATTTCTTATGGTCAAACTATCAATAAAGAAGTTTCTGATAAAGTCGAAGTTTATAAATATGAAACAAAGATTATTAATGGAATTTTACATTTTTTTTATTCTATAAAACTTGATTATAATATACAAAATGATTATAGTTTTTATGTAAGTATAAATGATGATGAAAACTATTTTGTTTTACTTTTACAAAAAGATTATTTAGTATTTAAAAATAAAGCAAAAATCGCAAAAATTGTAGATAATCAAAGTGTAGTTTTCTTAATCTCAAATGCTAATATAACAAAAAATGAAGAAAAAAAAGAGATAAAAAGTGAACAAAAACTAAAAGAAAAAAAAGAACCAACTCTTTTAGATAAATTTATTTTAGAAGTAAAAAAATATCTTTTAGAGGTTCAAAAGGGAAATACATTAGCTTTATTTACTTTATTATTTGTTTCTTTTATCTATGGAATTATTCATGCTTTAGGTCCAGGTCATGGAAAGACTTTAGCTTTTTCTTATTTTACTTCAAATAAAAGTAGTTATAAAAAGGCTTTTATTATCTCTTTATCTTCAGCTTTTATACATATTTTAACAGCTTTGATTTTAGTTTTTATTTCTGTTTTTATTTTAGAAAGCCTTTTAAGTAATTTTGTAAATGATAGTATAAAAGCTCTTACTCAAATTTCAGCAGTTTTAATAATGCTATTGGCCTTTTATATTCTATTACAAAAGTTAAATAATAAAGGTTGTTCTTGTAGTAGTTGTTCAAATAAAGGTATTTCTTGGAGTATTAAGCCTTCAAATAACCTAAAAGCAAATAATAATATTAGCTTTCAAAAATCAAATAAAAAAAGTGATTTATATTTTATTTTAACAGCAGGTCTTATCCCTTGTCCTGGTACAGTGATTTTATTTATTTATGCTTTTGTACTAAAAACATATTTTGCTGTAATTCTAGCTTCTTTTTCAATTAGTTTAGGTATGGGCTTGGTAATTTTTGCAAGTTCTTTTTTGGGAGTGAGTTTACATAAACTAAGTGATAAATCCCATAAACTAACAAATCTTTTAGAATTAATCTCTCCTATAATTATGTTTATTTTAGGACTTTTATTACTATTTTCTGCAAAATAG
- a CDS encoding PLP-dependent transferase — translation MKDSVFTHIPCGETLPINNIHAVSVSMPSLQDVIDYEEQTPEILEKIKSAYPRFVLHPYLKLLANYIKEKYKVSNNYEVVLLSSQEAVKIVSSKYFIHNKIDIEEPFGVILVLRGTTQLQKVLTFIQHVGCNLSSRFAQDYLFEVGVLKHKHQEELEKEEISLEIIKKTLAQAYNQPISNVGLAPSGMNAIYSVIRGLKKIQEKNNRTILVQLGWLYLDTMNIVEHHYNRTKKFLDISNLDKLENYLEEYGLNVSAIITEIPTNPLLQSVDLVKLRSLCDKYNIPLVIDATLATPYNLNLKPYGDIFVESLTKFACGNADVLMGAVILNENFKISHMQGEFFKHLEMVYIKDIQRLAYEIKDYKSRVKKISANTKKLVEFFKTCSYIDKIYYCLSSENEKNYKVAMIDEESYSGLISVTFNKDFKTIYDNLNFAKGPSLGTEFTLLMPYVYLAHYDYIQTTKGREFLKQIGLPIDLLRISVGIENLDEIINEFKRVEKYFST, via the coding sequence ATGAAAGATTCGGTTTTTACACATATTCCTTGTGGGGAGACTCTTCCTATAAATAATATCCATGCAGTTTCAGTTAGTATGCCAAGCTTGCAAGATGTTATTGATTATGAAGAACAAACTCCTGAAATTTTAGAAAAGATAAAAAGTGCTTATCCTAGATTTGTACTTCATCCATATTTAAAACTACTAGCAAATTATATAAAAGAAAAGTACAAAGTAAGCAATAATTATGAAGTAGTATTGCTTTCTTCACAAGAAGCTGTAAAAATAGTTAGTAGTAAATATTTTATTCATAATAAAATAGATATTGAAGAACCGTTTGGAGTAATTTTAGTTTTAAGAGGTACTACACAACTTCAAAAAGTTCTTACTTTTATTCAACATGTGGGTTGCAATCTCTCTTCAAGATTTGCTCAAGACTATCTATTTGAAGTAGGAGTTTTAAAACATAAACATCAAGAAGAACTAGAAAAAGAAGAAATATCCTTAGAGATTATAAAAAAGACTTTAGCACAAGCTTATAATCAACCTATATCAAATGTAGGACTTGCCCCTTCTGGAATGAATGCTATTTATTCAGTGATTAGAGGGCTAAAAAAAATACAAGAAAAAAACAATAGAACTATTTTAGTTCAACTTGGTTGGTTATATCTTGATACTATGAATATAGTGGAACATCACTATAATAGAACAAAAAAGTTTTTGGATATTTCTAATTTGGATAAACTTGAAAACTATTTAGAAGAGTATGGATTAAATGTTTCAGCCATAATTACTGAAATACCAACTAATCCCCTACTTCAAAGTGTAGATTTAGTAAAACTTAGAAGCTTATGTGATAAATATAATATTCCACTTGTAATAGATGCCACATTGGCAACTCCTTATAATTTAAACCTTAAACCTTATGGGGATATTTTTGTAGAATCACTTACAAAATTTGCCTGTGGAAATGCTGATGTTTTAATGGGAGCAGTTATATTAAATGAAAACTTTAAAATTTCTCATATGCAAGGGGAGTTTTTTAAGCACCTAGAAATGGTTTATATAAAAGATATTCAAAGACTAGCTTATGAGATTAAAGACTATAAAAGTAGAGTAAAAAAAATAAGTGCAAATACTAAAAAACTTGTAGAGTTTTTTAAAACTTGTTCTTATATTGATAAAATTTACTACTGCTTAAGCAGTGAAAATGAAAAAAATTATAAAGTAGCTATGATAGATGAGGAGTCATATTCAGGGCTTATTTCTGTTACTTTTAATAAAGATTTTAAAACTATATATGATAATTTAAATTTTGCAAAAGGTCCTAGTTTAGGTACAGAATTTACACTACTTATGCCTTATGTATATTTAGCTCATTATGATTATATTCAAACAACAAAAGGAAGAGAATTTCTAAAACAAATTGGTTTACCAATAGACCTACTTAGAATCTCTGTTGGAATTGAGAACTTAGATGAGATTATAAATGAGTTTAAAAGAGTTGAAAAATATTTTTCAACTTAA
- a CDS encoding trans-sulfuration enzyme family protein produces the protein MYKNIETALSHIAKFAPIEDKSGASHFPIYNTATFDLKKQNGDKIYDYTRSDNPTREMLENLFTHVEGAAGCVCTHTGIATIALLFETVLKANSHILVEADCYGGTFRLLKVFKEKYNITVHFANFLDFEQLEEILKNNKIELVLCESPTNPGLKIIDLEKVSTLSHKYNALFAVDNSLATFISQRPLEFGADFSLFSTTKYISGHGSVVAGAIVAKTKELSEQIHYYANAHGRSQNPMDVFLISLGIPTLKIRMQEHEKNALEIAEFLKTQDYIKSVTFPALKEHPQYELAKKQMSYIPGVFCVDFTSVELAEKFIENSKIFGEKCSFGSSDSRVEIPAKISHASFSKEELAAIGISDSTVRFSIGLENVQDLIEDIKQAVQK, from the coding sequence ATGTACAAGAATATAGAAACAGCCTTAAGTCATATAGCAAAATTTGCACCAATTGAAGATAAAAGTGGTGCTTCACACTTTCCAATATATAATACCGCAACCTTTGATTTAAAAAAACAAAATGGTGATAAAATTTACGATTATACAAGAAGTGATAATCCAACAAGAGAGATGCTAGAAAACCTTTTTACACATGTGGAAGGTGCAGCTGGATGTGTATGTACACATACAGGAATAGCAACTATTGCACTTTTATTTGAAACAGTTTTAAAAGCAAACTCTCATATCTTAGTAGAAGCTGATTGCTATGGGGGAACATTTAGATTATTAAAAGTATTTAAAGAAAAATATAATATTACAGTTCACTTTGCAAATTTTTTAGATTTTGAACAATTAGAAGAGATATTAAAAAACAATAAAATAGAATTGGTTTTATGTGAAAGTCCTACAAATCCAGGTCTTAAAATAATAGATTTAGAAAAAGTATCAACACTTAGCCATAAATACAATGCACTTTTTGCAGTTGATAACTCACTTGCTACATTTATTTCTCAAAGACCACTTGAATTTGGTGCTGATTTTTCTTTATTTTCAACTACTAAATATATTTCTGGGCATGGAAGTGTAGTAGCAGGTGCAATAGTAGCTAAAACAAAAGAGTTAAGTGAACAAATTCATTACTATGCAAACGCACATGGAAGAAGCCAAAATCCAATGGATGTATTTTTAATTTCACTTGGTATTCCAACTTTAAAAATAAGAATGCAAGAACATGAAAAAAATGCTTTAGAAATTGCAGAATTTTTAAAAACTCAAGATTATATAAAAAGTGTAACTTTCCCTGCATTAAAAGAGCATCCACAATATGAATTGGCAAAGAAACAAATGAGCTATATTCCAGGAGTATTTTGTGTAGATTTTACAAGTGTTGAACTTGCTGAAAAGTTTATAGAAAATAGTAAAATTTTTGGTGAAAAATGCTCTTTTGGAAGTTCTGATTCAAGAGTTGAAATTCCAGCAAAAATCTCTCATGCAAGCTTTTCAAAAGAGGAATTAGCTGCAATTGGTATTAGTGATAGTACAGTTAGATTTTCTATTGGTTTAGAAAATGTTCAAGATTTAATTGAAGATATAAAACAAGCAGTACAAAAGTAG
- a CDS encoding TIGR01212 family radical SAM protein (This family includes YhcC from E. coli K-12, an uncharacterized radical SAM protein.), which translates to MSQNLPYYSFKTYMSKKYGTTLHSIPIDLELGCPNRDEEGKGGCTFCPSNAARAVQTLNAQNIQEQITYGISFAKQRYKAKKFMLYIQAYTGTFTSVINQKKTYSQLLSKENFSAISIGTRPDCLSKKTLEYLEELNQEIDVYIDLGIQTLNDNTLKRINRGHDSKCSLDAIKNIKKAGLKVFAHIIIGLPNETRQDWESCIKQLVKMDIDGIKIHNLHIIKNTQLHQEYIKKPFKTLNEYEYAEELINLIRHIPNHIPIIRISTDTLKEELIAPLWHMQKGQFVEYVTQSMLYRDYYQGEFINKQNLVLPKQNIFSLEDKSKTIWDKIYKDYYHPKSGAYVQAKELFIKQSKLIQKLEKKDVELLDIGFGMGYNSLLCIKQKKENFLKITALDLNRQIIKASANLNENEDEKNILNTIYKTSFYKDEKNELNLILGDARHTIKSLNKKFDIIFLDAFLHNLNPSLLSIDFICLLKNLLEKEGIIICTNTYHKVKAAFCLAKFTYEEFFIEKTDIKALIVKHGEKLYKEDVYKDPYLVYREKQILNN; encoded by the coding sequence ATGAGTCAAAACCTACCTTATTATAGTTTTAAAACATATATGAGTAAAAAATATGGTACAACTTTACACTCTATTCCAATAGACTTAGAGTTAGGTTGCCCAAATAGAGATGAAGAAGGGAAAGGTGGCTGTACTTTTTGTCCCTCAAATGCAGCAAGAGCTGTGCAAACTTTAAATGCACAAAATATTCAAGAACAGATAACTTATGGGATTTCTTTTGCAAAACAAAGATATAAAGCTAAAAAATTTATGCTATATATTCAAGCATATACAGGAACTTTTACTTCTGTAATAAATCAAAAAAAAACCTATTCTCAACTTTTATCAAAAGAAAACTTTAGTGCAATTAGTATAGGGACAAGACCTGATTGTTTAAGTAAAAAAACTCTTGAGTATTTAGAAGAATTAAATCAAGAAATTGATGTATATATTGATTTAGGAATTCAAACTTTAAATGATAATACTTTAAAAAGAATAAATAGAGGACACGATAGTAAATGTAGTCTTGATGCAATTAAAAATATTAAAAAAGCGGGATTAAAAGTTTTTGCACATATTATAATAGGTCTTCCAAATGAAACAAGACAAGATTGGGAAAGTTGTATAAAACAACTGGTAAAAATGGATATTGACGGTATAAAAATACACAATTTACATATTATAAAAAATACTCAATTACATCAAGAATATATTAAAAAGCCTTTTAAAACTTTAAATGAATATGAATATGCAGAAGAACTTATAAATCTAATTAGACATATACCAAACCATATACCAATAATTAGAATTTCAACTGATACTTTAAAAGAAGAACTTATAGCTCCCCTTTGGCATATGCAAAAAGGACAATTTGTAGAATATGTAACTCAAAGTATGTTATATAGAGACTATTATCAAGGCGAATTTATCAATAAACAAAATTTAGTTTTACCAAAACAAAATATCTTTTCTTTAGAAGATAAAAGCAAAACAATTTGGGATAAAATTTATAAAGATTATTATCATCCTAAAAGTGGAGCATATGTTCAAGCAAAAGAACTTTTTATTAAACAATCAAAATTAATACAAAAACTTGAAAAAAAAGATGTTGAGTTATTAGATATTGGCTTTGGTATGGGATATAACTCACTTTTATGTATAAAACAGAAAAAAGAGAACTTCTTAAAAATCACTGCTTTGGATTTAAATAGACAAATTATTAAAGCTAGTGCAAATTTAAATGAAAATGAAGATGAAAAAAATATCTTAAATACTATTTACAAAACCTCTTTTTATAAAGATGAAAAAAACGAATTAAATCTAATTTTAGGAGATGCAAGGCATACAATTAAAAGCCTAAATAAAAAGTTTGATATTATATTTTTAGATGCTTTTTTACACAATCTTAACCCCTCTTTATTAAGTATTGATTTTATATGTTTATTAAAAAATCTATTAGAAAAGGAAGGCATAATAATCTGTACAAATACCTATCATAAAGTAAAAGCTGCTTTTTGTTTAGCAAAGTTTACATATGAAGAGTTTTTTATAGAAAAAACAGATATAAAAGCTTTAATAGTAAAACATGGAGAAAAACTATATAAAGAAGATGTTTACAAAGACCCTTATTTAGTATATAGAGAAAAACAGATTTTAAATAATTAA
- a CDS encoding protein adenylyltransferase SelO has product MKLDELVLQTNYLNSVDEDLYQLLKPTPLNKAFLISYNKKMCDEIGLDYSECESKDFVDFINGKKVLKGSIPYSMVYAGHQFGYFVPQLGDGRAINLGSINSWHLQTKGSGLTKYSRQGDGRAVLRSSIREYIISEAMYALDIPTTRALALIGSQHDVYRNMWEAEKGAIVLRVSPSWIRIGTFEFFARTKNSKENLLNLADFVIKENYAHLLNEENKYQKMFYELVDKTAVLLAKWQVYGFMHGVMNTDNMSIAGVTIDYGPFSFMDYFEKHCICNHTDVEGRYSYNNQPFIAKWNLKVLAYALKQIANLDEMLEYLESFFSQHEKAYLELICERLGLDSTLSGDRYLDLILKLLDTLEKTKIDYNVFFYLLTQLKDYEDISLILDNCIYPAFMKEWFNEYKKAILIDPRSYNQRVEAMKKVNPKYIIKNYMLQEAIQKAQEGDFTLVNELLNIAQNPFDEHPAFERYSKPTPINLANIRLSCSS; this is encoded by the coding sequence ATGAAGTTAGATGAATTAGTATTACAAACAAATTATTTAAATAGTGTAGATGAAGATTTATACCAACTACTTAAACCAACTCCTTTAAATAAAGCTTTTTTAATCTCATACAATAAAAAAATGTGTGATGAAATAGGTCTTGATTATAGTGAGTGTGAAAGTAAAGATTTTGTAGATTTTATTAATGGAAAAAAAGTTTTAAAAGGTTCTATTCCATACTCTATGGTATATGCTGGGCATCAATTTGGCTATTTTGTTCCACAATTAGGAGATGGAAGAGCTATAAATCTTGGAAGCATAAACTCTTGGCATTTGCAAACTAAAGGTTCAGGTTTAACTAAATATTCAAGACAAGGAGATGGAAGAGCAGTTTTAAGGTCTTCTATTAGAGAATATATTATAAGTGAAGCTATGTATGCACTTGATATTCCCACAACAAGAGCTTTAGCTTTAATTGGCTCACAACATGATGTATATAGAAATATGTGGGAAGCAGAAAAAGGTGCAATTGTATTAAGAGTATCTCCTTCTTGGATAAGAATTGGAACTTTTGAATTTTTCGCAAGAACTAAAAATTCTAAAGAAAATTTATTAAATTTAGCAGATTTTGTAATAAAAGAAAATTATGCTCATTTATTAAATGAAGAAAATAAATATCAAAAAATGTTTTATGAACTAGTTGATAAGACAGCAGTTTTATTGGCAAAATGGCAAGTATATGGGTTTATGCATGGGGTTATGAATACAGATAATATGAGTATTGCTGGAGTTACTATTGATTATGGTCCTTTTAGTTTTATGGACTATTTTGAAAAACATTGTATTTGTAATCATACAGATGTGGAGGGAAGATATTCTTATAATAATCAACCTTTTATTGCAAAATGGAATTTAAAAGTATTAGCCTATGCTTTAAAACAAATAGCTAATTTAGATGAAATGTTAGAATATTTAGAAAGCTTTTTTTCTCAGCATGAAAAGGCATATTTGGAGTTAATTTGCGAAAGATTGGGGCTTGATTCAACTTTAAGTGGTGATAGATACCTTGATTTAATATTAAAACTTTTAGATACTTTAGAAAAAACAAAAATTGATTATAATGTGTTTTTTTACTTGCTAACTCAATTAAAAGATTATGAAGATATTAGTTTAATTTTAGATAATTGTATTTATCCTGCTTTTATGAAAGAGTGGTTTAATGAATATAAAAAAGCGATTTTAATAGACCCAAGAAGTTATAATCAAAGAGTTGAAGCTATGAAAAAAGTAAATCCTAAATATATTATTAAAAATTATATGCTTCAAGAGGCAATACAAAAGGCACAAGAAGGAGATTTTACTTTAGTAAATGAGTTATTAAATATTGCTCAAAACCCTTTTGATGAACATCCAGCTTTTGAACGATATTCAAAACCTACACCTATAAATTTAGCAAATATTAGACTTTCTTGTTCTTCGTAG
- a CDS encoding DUF2798 domain-containing protein, whose protein sequence is MINKKYRRLLFSFLMALFMTFIMSFAITFLNLGFIDTFIYMWITAFYKAFFIAFPIVFFVAPFVTKLVDFLIKKD, encoded by the coding sequence TTGATAAATAAAAAATATAGAAGATTGCTATTTTCTTTTTTGATGGCACTTTTTATGACATTTATTATGAGTTTTGCTATTACTTTTTTAAATCTAGGATTTATTGATACTTTTATATATATGTGGATTACTGCATTTTACAAAGCATTTTTTATTGCTTTTCCAATTGTATTTTTTGTGGCACCCTTTGTAACTAAACTTGTTGATTTTTTAATAAAAAAAGATTAA